One window from the genome of Eucalyptus grandis isolate ANBG69807.140 chromosome 7, ASM1654582v1, whole genome shotgun sequence encodes:
- the LOC104453881 gene encoding peptidyl-prolyl cis-trans isomerase E yields MAANFPVQKNTLYVGGLAEEVNEAILHAAFIPFGDIKDVKTPLDQATQKHRSFGFVTFLEREDAAAAMDNMDGAELYGRVLTVNYALPEKIKGGEQGWAAQPIWADADTWFERQQQEEEMQRMQAENKAAMQAAEELHRKKMAQEREGEKEDDAEKDDPMAMAEEAEALKQQS; encoded by the exons ATGGCCGCCAACTTTCCCGTCCAGAAGAACACTCTCTACGTCG GTGGACTGGCGGAGGAGGTGAACGAGGCGATCCTGCACGCCGCCTTCATCCCGTTCGGCGACATCAAGGACGTGAAGACGCCGCTCGACCAGGCGACGCAGAAGCACCGGTCCTTCGGCTTCGTCACCTTCCTCGAGAGGgaggacgccgccgccgccatggaCAACATGGACGGCGCCGAGCTCTACGGCCGCGTCCTCACCGTCAATTACGCCCTCCCCGAGAAGATCAAGGGCGGTGAACAGGGATGGGCCGCTCAGCCTA TTTGGGCGGATGCTGACACATGGTTTGAGCGTCAGCAACAAGAGGAGGAAATGCAGCGTATGCAGGCAGAGAACAAGGCAGCTATGCAGGCTGCAGAGGAGTTGCATAGGAAGAAAATGGCACAAGAGCGTGAAGGGGAAAAGGAAGATGATGCAGAGAAGGATGACCCGATGGCTATGGCAGAAGAAGCAGAGGCTTTGAAACAGCAGAGCTGA
- the LOC104453882 gene encoding probable 6-phosphogluconolactonase 2, whose product MALSSVIHKDTRELRIHESLDELSTDLADYIAELSESCVKERGFFCIALSGGSLVGLLRKICEAPYNKTVDWARWHFFWADERVVSKNHPDSNYKLAKDGILFKVPVIPSHVHSMNDAVSAEAAANEYEFTIRQLVRTRVIDVSEISDCPKFDLVLLGMGPHGHVASLFPDHDALNEKDEWVTFLTDSPNPPPERITFTLPVINSASHVALVVTGENKAEAVKSVMNGAGTDCPSLPAQMVRPTSGKLVWFLDSAAASQLDVSSSS is encoded by the exons ATGGCGCTTTCCTCAGTGATTCACAAAGATACAAGAGAACTGAGAATACACGAGAGTTTGGATGAGCTTAGCACTGATTTAGCAGACTATATTGCTGAATTATCAGAGTCATGTGTTAAGGAGAGAGGCTTCTTCTGTATTGCTTTATCTGGTGGCTCTCTCGTCGGTTTACTGAG AAAAATTTGTGAAGCACCTTACAACAAGACTGTTGACTGGGCTAGATGGCATTTCTTTTGGGCTGACGAGCGTGTCGTCTCGAAAAACCACCCCGACAGCAATTACAAGTTGGCAAAGGATGGAATTTTGTTCAAG GTGCCAGTTATTCCCAGCCACGTGCATTCAATGAATGACGCAGTGTCCGCCGAAGCGGCCGCAAATGAGTATGAATTCACTATTCGGCAGCTAGTACGGACCCGCGTGATAGACGTATCGGAGATAAGTGACTGTCCCAAATTCGACCTTGTTCTTCTGGGAATGGGACCCCACGGCCATGTGGCCTCGCTGTTCCCTGACCACGATGCCCTCAACGAGAAAGACGAATGGGTTACCTTCCTGACCGACTCGCCGAATCCCCCTCCGGAGAGGATCACATTCACCTTACCGGTGATCAACTCGGCATCCCATGTTGCTCTAGTTGTAACGGGGGAGAACAAAGCGGAGGCTGTTAAGTCGGTAATGAACGGTGCAGGAACCGACTGCCCGTCGCTGCCTGCACAGATGGTAAGGCCGACTTCAGGTAAGTTGGTGTGGTTCCTGGACAGCGCAGCTGCTTCGCAACTCGacgtttcttcatcttcttag